A window from Pseudomonas moraviensis encodes these proteins:
- a CDS encoding formylglycine-generating enzyme family protein produces MKKPHASLLSKALPALALSALCGALMPGTALAATAPAPAPGKVFKDCKDCPEMVVLPTGSYTMGTPDDEVGRQPDEGPLHTVTFSKPFAISRSQVLVGEWDAYVRETGNKPYDFDDRPGRRCTAGKPEFKQTPRDPAVCMNVAEAQGYIDWLSKKTGQAYRLQSESIREYAARGGSTGPFPFSFDEGKDYQIAKHANTYGAADGYNFTSPAGTFPANAFGVFDAHGNVYEWTADCYHPDYSGVPADGRPWTQENCERQVMRGNDWGEAPIFSRSGNRNSSWPTSKGDWLGFRVVRDL; encoded by the coding sequence ATGAAAAAGCCTCACGCGTCACTCCTCTCCAAAGCCCTGCCCGCACTGGCGCTGAGCGCGCTTTGCGGCGCACTGATGCCCGGCACTGCGCTGGCGGCGACCGCGCCCGCGCCCGCGCCGGGCAAAGTGTTCAAGGACTGCAAGGACTGTCCGGAAATGGTCGTGCTGCCGACCGGCAGCTACACCATGGGCACGCCGGACGATGAAGTCGGCCGTCAGCCCGATGAAGGCCCGTTGCACACGGTGACCTTCAGCAAACCGTTCGCCATCAGCCGCTCGCAGGTGCTGGTGGGCGAATGGGACGCCTATGTCCGCGAGACCGGCAACAAGCCCTACGACTTCGATGATCGCCCCGGCCGCCGCTGCACCGCCGGCAAGCCCGAGTTCAAACAGACGCCCCGCGACCCGGCGGTGTGCATGAACGTCGCCGAGGCTCAGGGCTACATCGACTGGCTGTCGAAAAAGACCGGCCAAGCCTATCGCCTGCAAAGCGAATCGATCCGCGAATATGCCGCCCGGGGCGGCAGCACCGGGCCCTTCCCGTTCTCGTTCGACGAGGGCAAGGATTACCAGATCGCCAAACACGCCAACACCTACGGCGCGGCCGACGGCTACAACTTCACCTCGCCGGCCGGCACCTTCCCGGCCAACGCGTTTGGTGTGTTCGACGCCCACGGCAACGTCTACGAATGGACCGCCGACTGCTACCACCCGGACTACTCCGGCGTGCCCGCCGACGGTCGCCCGTGGACCCAGGAAAACTGCGAGCGCCAGGTCATGCGCGGCAACGACTGGGGCGAGGCGCCGATCTTCTCCCGCTCCGGCAACCGCAACAGCAGCTGGCCGACCAGCAAGGGCGACTGGCTGGGCTTTCGCGTAGTGCGCGACCTCTGA
- a CDS encoding cyclic peptide export ABC transporter, whose protein sequence is MTKPTRGAINELFALLKPFRLIVSASIVLGMLGGLSVTVLLATINNALHSDDGLTPTVVMIFAGLCALALLTTILSDIGTNYVGQHIIAKLRKELGEKVLSAPIDQIERYRSHRLIPVLTHDVDTISDFAFAFAPLAISMTVTLGCLGYLAMLSWPMFLMMLVAIAIGTTIQAIARAKGMRGFYAARDSEDELQKHYNAIAEGAKELRIHRPRRQRMFVAGIQKTAEKICDTQIKSINTFVIAKSFGSMLFFVVIGMALALQSLWPSADKAVMSGFVLVLLYMKGPLEHLISTLPIISRAQIAFRRIAELSERFSSPEPHLLLQDQGNKPAAVESLELRNVRYAFPAVEGSEPFRLGPVNLRIEQGDIVFIVGENGCGKTTLIKLLLGLYAPTEGEIRVNDKPITAVNRDDYRQNFTTIFADYYLFDDLIQGDREVPQDATRYLERLEIAHKVSVRDGAFSTTDLSTGQRKRLALVNAWLEERPVLVFDEWAADQDPTFRRIFYTELLPDLKRLGKTIIVISHDDRYFDVADQLVRMEAGKVKSELQPA, encoded by the coding sequence ATGACCAAGCCTACGCGTGGGGCGATCAACGAATTGTTCGCCCTGCTCAAGCCCTTCCGCCTGATCGTTTCGGCGTCCATCGTGCTCGGCATGCTCGGCGGCCTGAGCGTCACCGTGCTGCTGGCGACCATCAACAACGCCCTGCACTCCGATGACGGCCTGACCCCCACGGTGGTGATGATCTTCGCCGGACTCTGTGCCCTCGCCCTGCTGACGACGATCCTCTCGGACATCGGCACCAACTACGTCGGCCAGCACATCATCGCCAAACTGCGCAAAGAGCTCGGGGAGAAAGTCCTCTCGGCGCCGATCGACCAGATCGAACGTTACCGCAGCCATCGCCTGATTCCGGTGCTGACCCACGACGTCGACACCATCAGCGACTTCGCCTTCGCCTTCGCGCCGCTGGCGATCTCGATGACCGTAACCCTTGGCTGCCTCGGCTATCTGGCCATGCTGTCGTGGCCGATGTTCCTGATGATGCTGGTCGCTATCGCCATCGGCACCACCATTCAGGCGATTGCGCGGGCCAAGGGCATGCGCGGTTTCTATGCCGCCCGCGACTCCGAAGACGAACTGCAGAAGCACTACAACGCGATCGCCGAAGGCGCCAAGGAACTGCGCATCCACCGCCCGCGCCGCCAGCGCATGTTCGTCGCCGGCATTCAGAAAACCGCAGAAAAGATCTGCGACACCCAGATCAAATCGATCAACACTTTTGTCATCGCCAAGTCGTTTGGCTCGATGCTGTTCTTCGTGGTCATCGGCATGGCTCTGGCCCTGCAATCGCTGTGGCCGAGCGCCGACAAAGCGGTGATGAGCGGCTTTGTTCTGGTCCTGCTGTACATGAAGGGGCCGCTGGAACACCTGATCAGCACTCTCCCGATCATCAGCCGCGCGCAGATTGCCTTCCGCCGCATCGCCGAACTCAGCGAACGGTTCTCCTCGCCGGAGCCGCACCTGCTGCTGCAGGATCAGGGCAACAAGCCTGCCGCCGTCGAGAGCCTGGAACTGCGCAACGTGCGCTACGCCTTCCCGGCCGTGGAAGGCAGCGAACCGTTTCGCCTCGGCCCGGTAAACCTGCGCATCGAACAGGGCGACATCGTGTTCATCGTCGGTGAGAACGGCTGCGGCAAAACCACACTGATCAAATTGCTGCTGGGCCTGTATGCGCCGACCGAGGGCGAAATCCGCGTCAACGACAAGCCGATCACCGCGGTCAACCGCGATGATTACCGCCAGAACTTCACGACGATTTTCGCCGACTACTACCTGTTCGATGACCTGATTCAGGGCGATCGTGAAGTGCCGCAGGATGCCACCCGCTACCTCGAGCGCCTGGAGATCGCGCACAAAGTCAGCGTGCGCGATGGCGCCTTCAGCACTACCGACCTGTCCACCGGCCAACGCAAACGCCTGGCACTGGTCAATGCCTGGCTCGAAGAGCGCCCGGTGCTGGTGTTCGACGAATGGGCCGCGGATCAGGATCCGACGTTCCGGCGGATCTTCTATACCGAGCTGCTGCCCGACCTCAAACGTCTGGGCAAAACCATCATTGTGATTTCCCACGACGACCGTTACTTCGACGTCGCCGATCAGCTCGTGCGCATGGAGGCCGGCAAGGTCAAAAGCGAACTGCAACCCGCCTGA